A single region of the Procambarus clarkii isolate CNS0578487 chromosome 81, FALCON_Pclarkii_2.0, whole genome shotgun sequence genome encodes:
- the ZnT63C gene encoding uncharacterized protein ZnT63C: MGRYTGKKCRLLTMFGLTATFFLVELIVGYITNSMALVADSFHMLSDVLALIIAFLSVKMSPKKWSKNTFGWARAEVLGALVNSVFLLALCFSIFVESLKRLYETEELHNPQMILIVGVIGLIINLIGLGLFHEHGHGHSHGGHGHSHGSPENKLSTINALVATDDNENDERFTPPTSLSSQDRPGEEGNKSASQMNMRGVFLHVLSDAMGSVVVIISALVVWLTEWEYSKYIDPALSLCLVTLITASTWPLLKVSALILLQTVPTHIQVDGIQKQLLNVDGVLAVHEFHVWQLAGERIIASAHIRCRNLKDYMVLAEKIKKMFHEEGIHSTTIQPEFVEFEDDGASASIDSAEDCILDCPSKDKDGCVANTCCGLAKQVKSVSKEEFEFSSIKPNEVTSPALTELSLQLKMSCSLPNVSQASCSACSTHWSSPDVTANAFLENANAFSQNLQNITRTQISPASEVESYVEVSPVAGDSTSRDTVDFSCTCLRVNDDQIIHSCHAQNKSQHMNGFQKNLENILNINGIGHGSSYMASIAVVVDTETEEIPT, from the exons ATGGGTCGATACACAGGGAAGAAGTGCCGGTTGTTGACCATGTTTGGTCTGACAGCTACCTTCTTCTTGGTGGAGCTCATTGTTGGCTACATCACAAATTCTATGGCACTAGTGGCCGATAGTTTTCACATGCTCAGCGATGTATTGGCACTCATCATTGCATTCTTAAGTGTCAAG ATGTCGCCTAAGAAATGGAGTAAAAACACATTTGGGTGGGCACGAGCGGAGGTGTTGGGTGCCCTGGTGAACAGCGTCTTTCTTCTAGCTCTTTGTTTCTCTATATTTGTGGAATCCTTGAAAAG ATTATATGAAACAGAAGAGTTACATAATCCCCAAATGATCTTGATTGTTGGTGTAATTGGATTGATTATTAACTTAATAGGCCTCGGGCTTTTCCATG AGCATGGACATGGTCACAGCCACGGTGGCCACGGTCACAGTCATGGCAGTCCGGAAAATAAGTTGTCTACCATCAATGCTCTGGTGGCCACAGACGACAATGAAAACGATGAAAGATtcacacctcccacctccctgTCCAGCCAAGATAGGCCAGGGGAGGAGGGCAACAAAAGTGCCTCACAAATGAACATGAGAGGAGTGTTCCTTCATGTTCTTTCAGATGCTATGG GCTcagttgtggtgataattagtgcgCTGGTTGTCTGGCTCACAGAGTGGGAATACTCAAAGTACATTGATCCAGCGTTATCTTTATGTTTAGTAACCTTAATCACTGCCAGCACTTGGCCTCTATTAAAAGTGTCTGCTCTTATTCTACTACAGACAGTTCCTACTCACATACAG GTTGACGGCATACAGAAACAGCTGTTGAACGTTGATGGTGTTCTAGCCGTCCATGAATTCCATGTTTGGCAACTGGCAGGAGAGAGAATCATTGCCTCTGCTCACATTAG ATGTCGCAACTTGAAGGACTACATGGTCCTAGcagaaaaaataaagaaaatgttCCATGAAGAGGGCATTCATTCTACAACTATACAGCCAGAATTTGTTGAGTTCGAGGATGATGGTGCATCCGCTTCCATTGATTCTGCAGAAGACTGTATTCTAGATTGCCCTTCAAAGGATAAAGATGGCTGTGTGGCAAACACCTGCTGTGGGCTCGCCAAACAGGTAAAGAGTGTTTCCAAGGAGGAGTTTGAGTTCAGTAGCATCAAGCCAAATGAAGTGACTTCCCCTGCTTTAACAGAGTTATCGCTTCAGCTGAAAATGTCCTGCAGTCTACCAAATGTCTCGCAAGCTTCTTGTTCTGCATGTTCCACCCATTGGAGTTCCCCTGATGTAACTGctaatgcttttcttgaaaatgcTAATGCTTTTAGTCAAAATCTACAAAATATTACTCGTACTCAGATTAGCCCAGCTTCTGAAGTGGAAAGTTATGTTGAGGTCTCTCCAGTTGCAGGTGATTCTACAAGCAGAGACACAGTTGATTTTTCTTGTACGTGTCTCAGGGTAAATGACGACCAAATTATACATTCCTGTCATGCGCAAAATAAAAGTCAACATATGAATGGTTTTCAAAAGAATCTAGAAAACATTcttaatataaatggaataggacaTGGGAGTAGTTACATGGCGTCAATAGCAGTAGTTGTTGATACAGAAACTGAAGAGATTCCTACTTGA